From Toxorhynchites rutilus septentrionalis strain SRP chromosome 2, ASM2978413v1, whole genome shotgun sequence, a single genomic window includes:
- the LOC129771578 gene encoding uncharacterized protein LOC129771578 isoform X2 has translation MDYQMFLDVAGDRHRIKEGVTLVGMAENDRFSVIRLQNESICPKHAALRYVATTRELHIMDLCSHGGTYLFGENIRSTKQMPPLEWHKVSIGDKFRIGTVDCRPELTVGMHKSNGSSFYADEESTDFIDCSLEEPLPQKSRLEPKKLQQSGTSCAGSIQEPNVSSSLSMKNASVRRSSSFFIPETQQLSERCSPSLNGSVTTLINETKEEDRVVGNYADDDDLFFIPETQDCSERAGKSPHIEPTGTTIGEGNKEDDFLKFETEDDENTGDGIFNNPYVEQSQNLLQNINNSYKKDAADTQRKSILPDRSVDSISFHGHLPVANETNDDLSKIEWNETNTTKNTATDIDREQSGSVTPELIFDQPVTTKKAIFDNKSTVEHREESVTPELDFDRVTPQSREPINTNKLSLKKDASVKKAANKRQSRETSVTPDLNFEQDEAEISLNQEGANNHAEKEVDPYEMATQIMADDDVAEEPDDDPYLAPTQALSTAAHPTESASTSIYELQTQVAPDVQNRESPTFKVPSLSAYDVLTQKMPAKEIKKAHSLRKVFVKLDDLKQEKKNVSLRVNKEIELDPFEIGTQPISTKKEDRIYDLETQALDDLDDTVPFDTLAALLREHPKDAYELLTQPLTAHHSAGSLEDEDPEMTKNFRPPVNSTCRLSVLLKQIDDQPSAEADGSNISPSSNKENRAQANQRSKTSAIGGKRKTSASVSKSETKRSPDTTDQRSVDEQLDEEYCLAETMPVADKSSSKSSNDTSGKKTRSTKKEKVSEVRFKKPDSVSNATSTSKRSTASTETPQSKPNSEADTSSFDFNTPEHPFLDIAKKEKILAVSDMIKRRSTASESAVRKNKYLFGDSSDEDNEPDALVFQKRDSKIQMMKYDKDKDKPPKEFAPLEPRASRERKRNKRYSRDEEEKSKSGEPTRTSVRNAKTKSHTIVDNPMKSRVDESVDYQPNKFEEKSTKTRKRKATTEELPEPFSEAPRSSKSKKKDESTLKKTRPPPTKSEELADSKRPSRSKRTTATEDVIEIKNSRTTKKTESAEKTTNRKATRVQTKRRTSAIDISSDEEDPQTASSATEATSVTSDSQSSGTRKSSRNSKPRLMFTKLSPEPYKRMITRFGAKKR, from the exons ATGGATTATCAG ATGTTCCTGGATGTTGCTGGCGATCGGCATCGGATCAAGGAGGGAGTTACTCTCGTCGGTATGGCGGAAAATGATCGATTTAGTGTTATCAGGCTGCAAAATGAG TCAATTTGTCCGAAACACGCGGCGCTACGATACGTTGCAACGACGCGTGAACTGCACATTATGGATCTGTGTTCCCACGGTGGAACATATTTGTTCGGAGAAAACATCCGCTCCACAAAACAAATGCCTCCACTGGAGTGGCATAAAGTCTCCATTGGCGACAAATTTCGTATCGGAACGGTCGATTGTCGTCCCGAATTGACAGTCGGTATGCACAAGTCTAACGGAAGTTCGTTTTATGCTGATGAGGAGTCAACCGATTTCATCGATTGCAGCCTAGAG GAACCACTCCCTCAAAAATCACGCCTCGAGCCGAAAAAACTGCAACAATCGGGCACATCCTGTGCTGGCTCGATACAGGAACCCAATGTCTCATCGTCTCTTTCGATGAAAAATGCATCTGTTCGTCGGAGTAGCAGCTTTTTCATTCCTGAAACTCAACAGCTAAGTGAAAGATGTTCCCCGTCGTTGAACGGCTCTGTTACTACACTAATCAATGAAACCAAAGAGGAGGATCGAGTTGTAGGAAATTACGCAGATGATGATGATCTGTTCTTCATTCCTGAAACTCAGGATTGTAGTGAACGAGCAGGGAAATCCCCCCACATCGAACCAACTGGAACCACTATCGGCGAGGGCAACAAAGAGGACGACTTTTTGAAGTTCGaaaccgaggacgatgagaatACGGGCGATGGTATTTTCAACAATCCATACGTCGAGCAATCGCAAAATTTACTGCAGAATATCAATAATTCTTACAAAAAGGATGCTGCAGACACACAACGGAAGTCGATCCTTCCCGATCGGTCGGTTGACTCTATTTCGTTCCACGGGCACCTTCCAGTGGCGAACGAAACCAACGATGATCTCAGCAAAATCGAATGGAACGAAACGAATACCACCAAAAACACTGCAACGGATATCGATAGAGAGCAGAGCGGCTCCGTTACTCCGGAGCTTATTTTTGATCAACCAGTGACAacaaaaaaggcaattttcgaCAATAAATCGACCGTAGAACACCGCGAAGAATCCGTTACTCCGGAGCTGGATTTCGACCGGGTTACACCACAATCGCGTGAACCAATAAACACAAACAAACTGTCTTTGAAAAAAGATGCCAGTGTGAAGAAAGCGGCTAACAAAAGACAATCTAGAGAAACATCAGTGACACCTGATCTAAATTTCGAACAAGATGAGGCGGAAATTTCACTCAACCAAGAAGGAGCGAACAATCATGCCGAAAAAGAAGTCGATCCGTATGAGATGGCAACTCAAATAATGGCCGATGATGATGTAGCTGAG GAGCCAGATGATGATCCGTATCTAGCGCCGACGCAAGCATTGTCCACCGCGGCGCATCCCACCGAGTCCGCCTCGACGAGTATATACGAACTGCAAACTCAAGTTGCGCCCGATGTTCAAAACAGAGAATCTCCGACTTTCAAAGTGCCTTCCCTGTCTGCCTACGATGTTCTCACCCAAAAAATGCCCGCAAAGGAGATCAAAAAAGCACATTCTCTACGAAAAGTGTTTGTGAAATTGGACGATTTGAAACAAGAGAAGAAAAATGTGTCATTGCGGGTGAACAAAGAGATCGAACTGGACCCCTTCGAAATAGGAACTCAACCAATTTCGACGAAGAAAGAGGATCGTATATACGATCTCGAGACCCAAGCCCTGGATGATTTGGACGACACCGTACCGTTTGATACTTTAGCAGCCCTATTGCGGGAGCATCCCAAAGATGCTTACGAGCTACTGACACAACCGCTAACGGCCCACCATTCTGCTGGCAGTTTGGAGGACGAGGATCCGGAAATGACCAAGAACTTTCGGCCTCCGGTGAACAGCACATGTCGATTGTCAGTTCTCCTTAAACAGATCGATGATCAACCGTCGGCGGAGGCCGATGGTTCCAACATTTCACCATCCTCGAACAAGGAAAATCGTGCTCAAGCTAATCAACGAAGCAAGACGAGCGCGATCGGTGGGAAACGGAAGACATCCGCGTCTGTTAGTAAGTCTGAAACGAAGCGCTCTCCTGACACAACCGATCAGCGATCGGTCGATGAACAGTTGGATGAAGAATACTGTCTGGCGGAGACGATGCCTGTCGCGGATaagagcagcagcaagag CTCCAACGACACATCGGGAAAGAAAACCCGCTCTACCAAAAAGGAGAAAGTTTCCGAAGTGCGATTCAAAAAACCCGACAGTGTCAGCAATGCCACATCAACAAGTAAGAGATCAACCGCAAGCACGGAAACGCCCCAATCGAAGCCAAATTCTGAAGCTGACACATCATCTTTCGATTTCAACACCCCCGAGCATCCGTTTTTGGACATAGCCAAAAAGGAGAAAATCCTCGCCGTTTCGGACATGATCAAGCGTCGTTCTACGGCGAGTGAAAGCGCCGTGCGCAAAAATAAATACCTGTTCGGAGACAGTTCAGACGAAGACAATGAACCAGATGCACTGGTGTTCCAGAAACGCGACAGTAAAATTCAAATGATGAAATATGACAAAGATAAGGATAAGCCACCGAAGGAATTCGCCCCCTTGGAACCACGTGCGAGCAGAGAAAGGAAGCGAAACAAGAGGTATTCACGTGACGAAGAGGAAAAGAGTAAAAGTGGCGAGCCGACAAGAACGAGTGTAAGGAATGCAAAAACCAAGTCCCATACTATCGTTGATAATCCAATGAAATCGAGGGTTGACGAGTCAGTCGATTATCAGCCAAATAAATTCGaagaaaaatcaacaaaaaccAGGAAGCGTAAGGCTACCACAGAAGAGCTACCCGAACCATTCAGCGAGGCGCCGAGATCCAGCAAGTCGAAGAAAAAGGACGAATCTACGCTCAAAAAAACACGGCCACCGCCAACGAAATCGGAAGAATTGGCCGATTCGAAGCGTCCCAGTCGCTCGAAACGCACAACAGCCACCGAAGACGTTATCGAAATTAAGAATTCTAGAACGACCAAAAAAACTGAGAGtgctgaaaaaacgaccaaCCGTAAAGCAACACGTGTCCAAACTAAACGTAGGACAAGCGCTATCGATATTTCCAGTGATGAGGAAGATCCGCAGACAGCTTCCAGTGCAACCGAAGCAACCAGTGTCACATCCGACTCGCAATCATCCGGAACTCGCAAGTCATCCCGCAACAGTAAACCGCGCCTTATGTTCACTAAACTAAGCCCCGAACCTTACAAGCGTATGATCACAAGATTTG GCGCTAAAAAGCGATAA
- the LOC129771580 gene encoding carboxylic ester hydrolase-like — MFLRCVSIIAIAISASVVVCDETVLVQTENGPLRGAKRGQYYAFEGIPYAKAPLGELRLAPSELNDARWENPRDATTPGPVCLQWSHFEEGDDRSTGEEDCLFMNIYTPALKPSEPLPTIFFIHGGAFMFGNGDFYEPDNVMNNRMVLVTFNYRLGPLGFLSTEDDVIPGNFGLKDQVTALKWVRQNIANFGGDQNSITMVGYSAGSASVQLHYLSSMSRGLFKNGIGHSGSALNPWVLAENSADKASMVAAGVGCPTSSSERMLECLRSKPAKDVVRAVEPLFDFLYNPFSPLGVVIEKKSKNNPEPFLADHPYKMMKRGEFYRVPMLLSVSQAEGLYPGAEFASKTEYLETINSNWNKLLPSILDYQTSLRSDESQRNEISRAIRERYLGDKDLNRNNFRDFLKIISNRLYFAGVVKSAKLMQAYIPVHFYYGMYKTKFAVGEYLAKSMENFGVAHGEDVLLVFKTELRDEIPYTEEELLVGAKFVEMYEKFARESVAKFGEYEIPRMEGKDALRFLEINYPASELRTARQLSDEDFWNQLNFNDGMPVDATSSVKNEL, encoded by the exons ATGTTTTTACGTTGTGTTAGCATTATCGCGATTGCGATCTCTGCTTCTGTGGTAGTTTGTGACGAAACGGTGCTCGTACAAACCGAAAATGGTCCGCTGAGAGGAGCGAAACGAGGCCAGTACTATGCATTCGAAGGGATACCCTACGCCAAGGCTCCATTGGGTGAGCTCAGACTGGCTCCGTCTGAGCTGAACGATGCACGCTGGGAGAATCCTAGAGACGCGACCACACCGGGACCGGTTTGCCTTCAATGGAGCCATTTTGAGGAGGGAGACGATCGAAGCACCGGCGAGGAGGATTGTTTGTTTATGAATATCTACACTCCCGCGCTGAAGCCGTCCGAACCCTTGCCAACGATCTTTTTCATTCACGGAGGAGCGTTCATGTTTGGGAATGGAGATTTCTATGAACCGGATAACGTGATGAACAATCGCATGGTTTTGGTCACCTTCAACTACCGTTTGGGACCGTTGGGTTTTCTCAGCACCGAGGATGATGTGATTCCCGGCAATTTCGGCTTGAAGGATCAAGTGACGGCGCTCAAGTGGGTTCGTCAAAATATTGCCAACTTCGGAGGGGATCAAAACAGTATCACGATGGTTGGATATTCGGCCGGGTCGGCTAGTGTCCAGCTCCACTATCTATCGTCGATGTCTCGTGGTTTATTCAAGAATGGCATTGGTCACAGTGGCTCGGCACTTAATCCGTGGGTGCTAGCGGAAAATTCAGCGGATAAGGCCAGCATGGTTGCTGCTGGTGTCGGATGCCCAACGTCGTCAAGCGAGAGGATGCTCGAGTGCTTGAGATCGAAGCCAGCTAAAGACGTCGTGCGAGCGGTTGAGCCGTTGTTTGATTTTCTGTACAACCCATTTTCGCCACTCGGTGTGGTGATTGAAAAGAAGTCCAAAAATAACCCCGAACCATTCCTAGCTGACCACCCGTATAAGATGATGAAGAGAGGAGAGTTCTACCGCGTGCCAATGCTTCTTTCCGTTTCCCAAGCGGAGGGATTGTATCCGGGTGCGGAGTTCGCAAGTAAAACTGAGTATCTGGAGACCATCAACAGCAATTGGAATAAGCTTCTGCCAAGCATTTTGGACTATCAAACTTCGTTGCGAAGCGATGAATCTCAGCGCAACGAGATAAGTCGTGCGATAAGAGAACGCTATTTGGGTGATAAAGATTTGAATCGTAACAATTTTCGAGATTTTTTAAAG ATAATTTCCAACCGCCTCTACTTTGCGGGCGTAGTAAAATCGGCCAAATTGATGCAGGCGTATATTCCAGTTCATTTCTACTATGGAATGTACAAAACTAAATTCGCGGTCGGAGAATACCTGGCCAAATCTATGGAAAACTTCGGAGTCGCCCACGGGGAAGATGTGTTGTTAGTGTTCAAAACTGAGTTACGAGACGAGATACCGTACACAGAAGAGGAGCTTTTGGTTGGTGCTAAATTTGTGGAAATGTACGAAAAGTTTGCCCGAGAGAGTGTCGCCAAATTCGGAGAGTACGAGATTCCACGGATGGAAGGAAAGGACGCTTTACGTTTTTTGGAAATTAATTATCCAGCCAGTGAACTGCGGACTGCACGACAACTTAGTGATGAGGATTTCTGGAATCAGCTGAACTTTAATGATGGTATGCCAGTCGATGCTACTTCGTCAGTTAAAAACGAGCTATGA